GATCCTCGGCCAGTTCCAGATAGGCGTTGACGATACGGCCCAACGAATCCAACTCGTCCTTGGTCAGGTAGTTCTTGGCCACGGCTACGTCGGTTTTCAGAATCTTGCCTTCGGGCGCGCTCGCCCAGGAAGTCAGCCCCATATGCGGCTTGCTGCTATCGGCCCGCTTGCGGATCAACTCAGCGGCCGTATGACCGTGGATGGCGTAATGCAGTTTGTTCTGTACTTTGGCGAAGAAGGCCTTGGTAGTCGGTGCGTCCTTGTTGTAATCCACGCTGGTGGCATAGATGTCGGTGATCTTCTGGTAGAAGCGTCGCTCGCTGAGACGGATCTCGCGGATTTCCGCCAGCAGCCGCTCGAAGTAGTCCTCGTCCAGGAAGCTGCCGTTTTCCATGCGCTGACGATCCAGCACATAGCCCTTGATGGCGAACTCACGCAGGACGCCGGTCGCCCACTGGCGGAACTGCGTTGCGCGTATGGAGTTGACCCGGTAGCCGACGGAAATAATGGCGTCGAGGCTATAGAAGTCCACCGCCCGGGATACCTCCCGCTGGCCCTCTTGCTGAACTATCCGGAAATTCCGGATAGTTGCCTCAGGCGCGAGTTCCTGGCTGGCAAAGATGTTCTTCAGGTGCTCGCTGACGGTGCGCACATCCACCCCGAACAGTTCGGCCATCAGCTTCTGCGACAGCCATAGGGTCTCGTCCTCGTAGCGGGCTTCGATGCTCTGCTCGCCGGCCTGGCCAGTGAAGATCAGAAACTCGGCTGTGCTGTTGCGAATCAGTTTTTTGCCATTCATACCAAGCCCCCTATGCAGCCATCACTTCGACCAAGCGTTCGACAGTGATTCCGCTTGCTTCAGCACCAGTTCGATCGCGGCATCCTCACCCACCGGCGGGTACTTCCACTTCTTCAGCGTACGCCGCACCAGAATCCGCAGCTTCGCCCGCACGCTCTCGCGTACCTGCCAATCCACTGTGGTGCTGTTGCGCAGTTTCTCGGTGATCTCGACGGCGATCTTCTTCAGGGTATCGTCGCCCAACTCCCGCACGGCGCTTTCGTTGTTGGCCAGCGCATCGTAGAAGGCGATCTCGTCCGGATTCAGTCCCAGCGCGGCTTCACGTGCCAGCGCCGCCTGGAAGTCCTTGGCCATCTGGATCAGTTCCTCGATGACCTGCGCCGTTTCCACCGCCCGGTTGTGGTACTTGCGCAAGGTTTCCAGCAGGCGGTCGCCGTACTTCTTCTCCTGCACAACGTTGTTGCGCGCCCGCGCCTTGATCTCGTCACGCAACAGCTTTTCGAGCAGTTCCACCGCCAGGTTGCGGGTCTTCATCTGCCGCACGTCTTCTAGGAACTCGTCCGACAGCAGGCCGATGTTGGGCTTGTCCAGGCCCGCCAGAGCGAAGATATCCGCCACACCGTCGGCCACGATGGCGTTGTCCAGTATCTGTTTGAGCGCGCTGTTCTTGTCTGCGTCGGAACGCTTGCGATCCACCGTGGTGAACTTGACGATGGCGGCCTTGACGGCGGCGAAGAAGGCAATCTCCGTGCGCAGGGCGGCAGCTTCGTCCAACGTGCTGCACAGGGAAAATGCCTTGCTCACGGCCAGCATGGCATCAAGGAAGCGCTGCTTGCCGTCCTTCAGCCCCAGAATGTGGTTGGCCACCGGCACCAGCAGCTTCATTGCATCGGTCTCGAACCCGCTGTAGTCGAAGCCGTGCATCAGCCCGCGCACAATGTCGAGTTTTTCCAGTAGCACGGCCAGGGCCTCGGCTGCGTTGTGCGCCGGATCGCCTTTGCCCTTGGACTCAGTGTAGGTCTTGAGCGCCGCTTTCAGTTCGTTGGCAATACCGATGTAATCCACCACCAATCCACCGGGCTTGTTGCGGAACACCCGGTTGACGCGGGCAATGGCCTGCATCAGGTTGTGGCCCTTCATGGGCTTGTCTACATACATGGTGTGGCAGCAGGGCGCGTCGAAGCCTGTCAGCCACATGTCGCGCACGATCACCAGCTTCAACGGGTCTGCCGGGTCTTTGAAGCGCTTTTCCAGGCGTTTCTTCACCTGCTGGCTGTACAGGTGCGGCTGCAGCAAGGGCTTGTCCGCTGCCGAGCCGGTCATCACTACCTTGATTGCGCCCTTCTCCGGGTCGGCATCGTGCCAGTCCGGGCGCAGGGCGACGATGGCGTTGTACAGCTCGGCGCAAATGTCACGGCTCATGCACACGATCATCGCCTTGCCTTCCAGCGTGGCCGTGCGCGTCTCGAAGTGCTGCACCAAGTCGGCAGCCACCTGTTCCAGACGCGGCTGCGCGCCGACCAGCTTGGTCAGCGCGGCCCAATCGCTCTTGGTCTTCTCGCGGGCGGTGATGTCTTCCTCGTCCTCGATGACCTCATCTACCTGGGCATTGAGTGCGTCGATCTCGGCCTGGTTCACATCCAGCTTGGCCAGGCGGCTTTCGTAGAAGATCGGTACCGTGGCGCCATCGTCCACCGCGTCCTGAATGTCGTAGATGCTGACGTAATCGCCGAACACCGCCCTCGTGTCTTTGTCTTCCAGGGCGATGGGGGTGCCAGTGAAGCCGATGAAGGTGGCGTTGGCCAGCGCGTCGCGCATGTGCTTGGCGTAGCCAAATACGTACTTGCCGGTCTTGGTATCTAGTCGCCCTTTCATGCCGTACTGGCTGCGGTGCGCCTCGTCGGAAATCACCACGATATTGCTGCGATCCGACAGCAGCGGGTGCTGTTCCTCATCGTCCAACATGGCAAACTTCTGCACCGTGGTGAAGATGATGCCGCCAGCCTCGCGCGAAGCCAGCATCTCGCGCAGTTCCTCGCGGCTGCCAGCCTGCATCGGCGTCTGCCGCAGCAGGTCTTCGGCGGCGCAGAAGGTGCCGAACAACTGCCCGTCCAGATCGTTGCGGTCGGTCACCACCACCAGCGTGGGGTTTTTCATCTCCGGCTGCTGCAACAGCTTGCCCGCGTAGCAGGCCATGGTGATGCTCTTACCCGAGCCTTGCGTATGCCACACCACGCCGGCCTTGCGGCTGCCGCGCCGCACTTCCTTGCCATAGGTGGCACGCGGCTCCTGCACTTCCAGCACGCCTTTGTTCGGACTGCTGGCGGCGATCACCGTGGCCTTCACCGCCTCGCGCACCGCATGGAACTGGTGGTAGCCCGCGATCTTCTTGACGATGTGGTCGGCATCCTGTTCGAACAGCACGAAGTGGCGCACGTAATCGAGAAACAGCGCAGGTGCGAAGAACCCGCGCACCAGCGTCTCCAGCTCGAACTCCAGCAGCGGTCGGTCGTCTTCACTAGCGATTGCCCGCCAGGGCTGCATGCGCTCCTGATTGGCCGTGAGCGACCCCAACCGCGCCGTGAAACCGTCGCTGACCACCACCGCCACATTGGTGTTGAACAGGTCGCCGATCTCTTCCTTGTAGGTCTGGATCTGGTTGAAGGCATCCCAGATGTCGGTCTGCTCGTTGGCTGGGTTCTTCAGCTCGATCACCGCCAGCGGCAGGCCGTTGACGAAAGCCACCAAATCCGGACGACGCGGCTGCTTGGTGCCAGTGACGGTGAACTGGCTGACCAACAGGAAATCGTTGTTGCGTGGGTTGGCGAAGTCGATCAGGCTGACCAGGTCGGTGCGATTTTCGTCGCCTATGGAGAACTCGACCGGAATGCCAGCCAGCAGCAGTCGATGCACATGACGGTTGCGTGCAATCAGCAGCGGCTCGCTGACCGTCAGAAGCTCGTGTGCCGCCTGCTCCAGCGCCGCGACGGGGATGTGCGGGTTGATGCGGATGAGCGCGACCAACAAGCGTTCGCGCAATACGGTCTGACGATAGTCGGAGCGAGCAGGTTGGTCTCCATCGGGCGCAATATCAGGGCCCTGTGTGTACGTCCAACCGAGACTCCCGAACCATTCAATGCAGAGGTCTTCGAGTTGTTGTTCAGTAATCATTTCCCCTCCGCTACCTGCTGCTTCACCGCATCCATGATTTGTTCGACCACGAAATCACGTAGTTGCGATGGATAGCCGTTCTTTCGCAACGTGACTCGGATAACGTTACGCATTCGAGCCTGAGCGTCTTCGCGTTTGTCCCAATCCACAACCTGGTGTTTGGAAATATCGCGGGACAGCTCGCTAGCAATCAAGGCGATACGTCCTGGTTCCACTTGCTGCGTATCAGGATGCGCACGCAAAATGGCATCAATGTTGAAAGAATTTTGCTCCGAATCAATGAGGGGAGCCTCCACAACATCAATAGCTGGAACAGGAGGCACTTGAACAATTTGAGTAGAGGTCAAGCGCTCACGCTCTGCAGCTCGCGCAAGACTAGCTTCCTCTTCCGCTTCGGCAGTTGTGATATTGCAATAATCAGATGCGCCGATCAGATCAGGAAAGAGACTGGCATGATGCACATTCATCCGTCTAAGATGGCGCAAACAAGCATCACGTCCTTCATTACGGATATAAATCTTGCAGATGTATCGAGCTAATAGATCAGGCTGATCTTCTTCCGATGCGGAGCGTAACCCCTCATCTTCAAAAGCCTCATCGTCAGCTAAGACATTTGCCAGCTTGTTTTCTATCGTGGCGTCATATGGAGAGAAGGTGAATAGTCCAGCCTGATTAACCAACCTCCCATAGCTGTCCTTGCGTGGCTCCCAAAGCCGAATGCCAGTCTCATCCTGATGCTCAAGAATAAAACTCTTGTTGAGAACGTAGACGACACGATACGGATTTTCTTCTTCATCCTTGCTGTCAGCCTTGGCAAAGGCAAAAAACAGGGCAACATAGGGGGAATAAGTCCAGTCGAGTAAAGGAGTCATCAATCCGTGATGCTGACCAATGGACCAAAGCTCGTCATCTTCGTCCACGAGACTATTGTCACTAAGTCGGCCTCGGATCGCCCGCTTGAATCGCTCAAGCTGAGTCGCTGCCAAATTCTCGGTGACGACTCCGTTATCGGATAGACGACCCAGGGTCGGCATCAAACTCCAGTCGGAGCGTCGTTGGCCACGAAAAATCAGCTGTATTCCTGGATGATTGAAGAAGGGGCTTTCCAGTAGTTCTGTGTAACTCCGCCAAGACTCCAGTCGGGTTATTGGGATTCGGCCACTGCGTTCATCGGCCATTATTTCAAAGCACTTTTCTCCACCCCCCCAAACTGGAATTTTCTCAAAGTAGCCTATGCTCTGTTTCTCGGAGAAGGTGCTTTCTTGCTGGCTCACTGACTTTCTCCATCATTGAGATCAGAGGGAGCGGCCAACTCACCAGAAATAAGCTGGGGAAGAAGAATATCGCGAAGTTCTGCTAATTTTTCCACAGCTTCGGATTGGCATTTAATGACTTTAAAGCAAGAGTCCAATAGATGGGAAAAGGCGAACCAAACTGAGATTTCAGAAGGGCTAACAACCTTGAATCCTGCAACAGCATCGGCCTGCGCGCGCTGGCGACCGGATGTTCCAGTCATGCTTCGTATTGCATGCTCACGAAAGGCGGCATGCCGCACCAACAAATAGGCATACTCCCGCGGGACAGGATTTTTTGACCGCATGACAATGAACTCGGTTGAACCCCATCCCACTGTTTCATCAGGCAAGTTTTGCACGAAAGCCGATTTACCGTTTTCCAAGCATGGGGTGATACGCGCCAGCAATGCATCACCATTGCGAAACCGCATACCGCTACCAAACTCTCTGGGAACTGGTGGCTCTGCCCAACTTCCGGAAGTCGGCAATGACGCCATATCCAGATAAGGTGCAACAGTACCTTTACGCAAAGGCTCTTTCGGATTGAACTCAATCAATGCGCTTGCAGGAACAACCTCCCACCCCTTTGGAATCTCCCCCAACTCCGACTCTTCCATTGCCTCGGGAAACAGCGCTGCGGTGGCGGCGAGTTGGTCGTGGTGCTCGCGGGGCATCTGGTCAAGTTCGGCATCGGTCTTGCCGCTGATGGTGCGCATGGCGGCGCGCAGCGGGTCTTCGCCTTGTTCGATGGCGGTGATCCTGGCCTTGACTGGGTCGAAATCGACAAACCATGATTTGAAGATGGCTTGCGCCATGGCTTCGAGGGTTTGGTTGGTGCCGCAGTTGAGGTCTATTTTGTCGTCCAAACTGCGTAAGACGCTCGAAATACGAACTTGTTCCGAACGATTTTCTGGGATCGGGATTTCAATAGCTCGAACAGACGTTAAAGCCTGTGCTATGGCAGGAACGCCCACCTGAGATGCATTGGATAGAAGCCGCGATTGTCCGAGCGGTGATTTCAGAAAGTAATAGACGAAATATGGATCAACTCGTTTGATATCAAAGGACATTTTGAGCTGACTCTGAGAGACGACATACTCCTCATATTTTGAGTCTTCCGGTATTAAACCCACTTGACCGAGAGTACCTCGATGTGTGATTACAATATCCAGTCTACGAGCCTTAGCGGATTCCAGTTCGTCAGCTTTCTCTTGGGTCAAAAAATCGAAGTCCGACTCATCTAGGTAGGTCGCATTGAGATTGCCGCCCTTGATTACAGGAACTCCAACAGTCGTGAAGTTCTCTGCCTTAATCTTTGAGCCAAAAGGCCCCATGGCGAAGGCACTCTTGGTCTGAGCTTTGAGTTGTTCTAGTGGCACTTCTACCCATTTAGAGGCCATAACCCAACCCCGCCAGACTCTTCTTGATTTCTTCCTCCAGCTTGGCACTCTCCGCAAACTGAACTGCCAGTTGCGCGGTCAATCGCTGCATCTTCTCGGCAAAGGGTTCTCCGTCGACTTCCTGTTCCGCCGCACCCACATAGCGCCCCGGCGTAAGCACATGCTCATGCTTGCGCACGTCCTCCAGCTTGGCGGAGTAGCAAAAGCCAGATACATCCTCGTACCCCTCGCCCTGCTGCCAAGCATGGAAGGTGTCGGCGATTCTCTGGATGTCGTCGGCGGTGAAGTCGCGCAGTACGCGGTCTTTCATGTAGCCCATCTGGCGGGCGTCGATGAACAGGAATTCGCCGCGCCGGCCGCGCTTTTTTTTGTCGAGCGCAAAGCCGTTCTGCTTGTCACGGGTCAGGAACCAGATGCAGGCCGGTATCTGGGTGTTGGTGAACAACTGGCCGGGCAGCGCGACCATGCACTCCACGTAGTCGTCCTCGACCAGCCGCTTGCGGATTTCGCCTTCGTTGTTGGTGTTGGAACTCATGGAGCCGTTGGCCAGCAGCAACGCCATGCTGCCGGTGGGCGCCAGGTGCCAGAGCATGTGCTGCAACCAGGCGAAGTTGGCGTTGCCTTGCGGCGGCGTGCCGGCGATCCAGCGGGGGTCGGCGGCCAGCTTTTCGTTCCACCATTCCTTCATGTTGAAGGGCGGGTTGGCCATGACGAAATCGGCACGCAGGTCCGGGTGCAGGTCGTTCAGGAGGGTGTCGGCCGGGCCACTGCCGAAGTTGAAGTCGATGCCGCGGATGGCCATGTTCATCGCGGCCAGCCGCCAGGTGGTGGGGTTGCTCTCCTGCCCGTAGACGCTGATCTGCCCACTCTTACCGTTGGCGGCCTTGCCACCGTGCTGCTCGATGAACTCTTCGCTCTGCACGAAGAAGCCGCCGGAGCCCATGGCCGGGTCGTAGACGCGGCCCTTGAACGGCTGAAGCATTTCCACGATCAGGGTGACGATGCTCTTGGGCGTGTAGTACTGGCCGCCCTTCTTGCCTTCGGCCAGGGCGAACTGGCCGAGGAAGTATTCGTAGACGTGGCCGAGAATGTCCTTGGATTTCAGGTCCAGCGGCTGGCCCTTGTATTCCTTGGCACTGAAGTCGGTATCCGAGAAGTGGCTGATCAGCCCGGCCAGCTTGCTGGAGTCGAGCTGCACGCGGGCGAAGTCCTTGTTGAGCACATTCTTCAGGCGGGCGTTCTCGCGCTCGACGGCTTCCATGGCGTTGTCGATCAGCCAGCCGACCGAGCGCATTTCCTCCGGCTCGTCCTTGCCCGGCTTGTTCCACGGCAGCGCTGCCTTGGGCGGCAGCTGCGCACAGTCACGCAGGGTTTGCCAGCGCGCTTCTACAGGCACCCAGAACACGTTCTTCTCGGTGTAGTAGTCGCGGACTTCGAGCTCGGCGGCGATGTTGTCTTCGTACTCCTGGGTGCCCCCGCCGCCGTATTCGTCCGGATCCATGTAGTAGTCATGATCCGGATTGGTGAACTGTTCGCGCAGTTCGCGTTGCCGTTCTTCGAAAGCATCGGAAACATATTTGAGGAAAATCAGCCCGAGCACGACGTGCTTGTACACGGCGGCGTCGAGGTTGGAGCGCAGCTTGTCGGCAGCGGTCCAGAGCTTCTTTTCCAGGTCGTTGAAGAACTGTTGTTCGATGGGTTTCATCCAGAGATGCCTTGTTCTAAATGTTTCATGCCGTTATGCGATCACCGGCCTACGCCCGGTGCAATACGCACCGGCTGCTTGATACGGGCGCGGACTTGCTGGTAGATCGGAATGTCTTCCTTCGCTTCCAACGTCACAGCGAGCCCGTAGGGAATGACAGCATCAAGGCGTGCAGTCGCGTCCTTTTTGCAGGTGACGCGAATGCGCAAGGTCTCGCCGTCCTCGAAGGCCTGAATTTGCTTCTTGCCTTCGAGCACTTCATGCTGCACGGTGCCACGCTCCACCTGATTGTGATCACCGTCCTGACGATCCAGTTTAAGGATCTGACTGGACCAGTTTCCCCCTCCGGGCTCTAGCGTCAGCTTGGCTTCTCGAAGATTGCGGTGGTACGGATTGATTGGTGTCAGCCAAGCGAGAGTCACGACAAACCGCCGCCAAATCCTTTGGGAAGAAAAACCGGGAGGGATGGGGAAGGCGTATTCATGTACCTCGTTTTCCCGAATTTCTCCGCAGCCCAAAACGGTTGCTCGCTGGGCAGTGCAGGTCAGCACACGCTCGATATCCATGGCTCCATAGCCAAGGTAGCGCGTGATAACTTGCTTGAACTGGCGAGAGTTGCGCGCGTCTTTCAGCGCTTGTTCGATGTGTTGCTTGCCAGCGTCGTCTTGCTTAGCCCCATGTACCAGTAGCGCCTTCATCAGCACCGACATCAACGTCTCGGGAATATCCTCCCCCTCCTCGTTGCGTAGTCTGTCCAGCATGTCGTACAGCCGTACCGCACCTCGTGTGGCCAGCGCCGTCGCGTTGCTGGTTCCACGCCAGAAGGCTTCGTTGTTCAAAACGCCTTGCTGTCTGCTGTCCAGCGCAACTTTTTGACCTGGTCCGACGATGGAGTTGTCGACGCTGTACAGGGTAGATCTAGCTAGCACAGGGGCGTTGTAGAGTTGCCGCCCTCCGGGCATGAGGATGTCAGGCTTTATGGAGCGTTTAAAACCAAAACCCAGACGGGTCGCAGGACTGAACAGAGTTTGCGAAGGCAGCACATCGACACGCTGGCCAAATTGCGGATATGCATCTCCAGAATCATCAGCATGAGCGGCTCCTACCGTAATGGCATTCATCGCTTCTGCCGGCGAAAGCAGACGCCGGGAAGTCAAGCTATTTGATATCGCGTTAACGGTGGAGCTTATCTTCTCTCCATCAGAAAGAGCAGCGAACTGCTGCTGATTGAGTCCGATATCAATCACGTCGCAGTAGTTGCCCGCGCTGACGCAGAACAGCACGCGGTGGCGATAGGCCAACCAATCGAGTAACCGTGCCCAAGGACTTGGCGTATGGATAAATTCCCGCGCTGTATCACCAATGGAAAGATTGATGACCTTGACTGTAGGCGCTTGCGCGGGGACGTCGCCAGAGCCTTCGAACATGCGCCGAACGGCAATATGGATGCGGTCTTCAAAGAAAACGTCATCCGGCATATGTTCATCATGTTCGCGTGTCTGATGGTCAGGCTGCATCACCGGGATGCAATACAGTTTGTGCGGTAGCGGTTCGGACTCGGGATTGCTGCGATCCCCATGAAGAATCAAGGAAGCCATGGCAGTGCCATGCTTGCGCTCGCCAGGTTGATAAGTGGCCTCCAAGCCAAAGGTGTCATCAACCAGCAGTCGATCTTTCAGCGCTTCATGCAATTGCAATGGAGCGCCATCAAGGAGCGCTGCGACAGGAGGAAGGTCACTGACACTTTCGGGGAACGCAGCCGGCTCTCCCTCGCCCTCCTCAGAAACCGCCAGGCTTTGCCCGGTAGGGCGGAAATACATGATGCCGGCGAATTTGAACAGTTCGATGTCGATATCAGCTCCATCTGCAGCTACTTGATGGAGCAGCGATTGAATGGCGTGAGCAGGCAATTCGGCCTTGACCGCATGGAATGCGATCTGAGGCATATCAAGGAACGCCGAAAGCGTTAGGCCTCCGAGGCCTTCAAGCAATGAACGAATTGCTGCTTCATTATTTCGACGCTTCTCAGCCCTCTTGCGGTAGAAAAGCTCAATCTGAAATCTGACCTTCTCTTCGGGATCAAGGGGTTCAAGCAGGTCCTGCCAGCGGTCGATCATTCCTGTTTCGACCAATGTCTCCTCAATGCCCCAGCGCCTCAGCACGTTCAATTGCTCGAAAACGGCTTTCCACTTTGTTTTTCCGTGGGGCAGGCTTTTATGGGCTTTCCATTGCTCCCAAAGCGCGAGAATCTCTTGCAAGCCAGCCATGTTGCTCATGGCCAGAAACATGCGACCGCTCAGCGGCTTAACCGCAGGTTGACCGGCAGCATCTCGCTCATGGAAGCCTTCATCCTCAGCCTCCAGGTCGTCGATTTCCGTCTCTCCCAGCCACTCCAGGCCAGCCGCTTCAACGGCTTGTCTGAAGTCGTCCAGGCGTCCAACGATCTCAATGACCAGGACCATTTCAGGTTCGAGCCCGGCCAGTGCGCCAGTCAGGCTGGCCTGATAGCGTGCGAAGTCTTCTTCCAGATGCTCGATCTGTCTTCCAATACGGGCTACCTGGGCGCCATGGCCGGGCAAATTCTGTTTCCCCGGTGGAAATCCATTGCCCTTTTCTGGCTGTAGAATTCGCTTCTCAGGAAAAACCAGCAACGGCAAGTACTCATCAGGCATACCCCCTCCTTGTGCCTTATTCGTCTGATGCTTCTTTATTGGCAGGTTTCAAGCGTTTCTTCCACTGCTCTAACCTGGAAGAGACGATGGTGCTGGCGTCATCCACTTTTTGATCCAAGACCGCCCTCCGGACTACTCCCAGACAGAACTCTTCCACCTCTGAAAAACTGAGGCCTAAAAGCCTTTTTGCGACGGTCTCAGCGGCTAAACCAAAATTGACTTTGCTGCGTTCGCTGATCGAGGCGACGAACGCGGTCAACTGCGCGCGGGTGGGTAGTGGAAGTTCCAGTCGAACCTGAAAGCGCCGCCAAACGGCCCTATCCAAAAGCTCTGGGTGATTGCTAGCAGCAACGACCACCACATAATCCGGAAGGTCATCGAGTTGAAGCAACAAAGAGCTGACGACACGCTTGATCTCTCCCGTTTCGTGTGTGTCTCCTCGCTCTTTTCCCAATGTCTCGAATTCGTCGAAGAACAACACGCAGCGCCGCGTTCTGGCGTAGTCGAGAAGTGCCTTCAAACGAACAGAGGTCTCCCCCAGATAACTGCCAATCAATGATTCATAACGCACAACGATCAGCGGCACCATCAACTCAAATGCTAACGCTTCAGCAACCGATGTTTTGCCGTTCCCCGGCGTCCCAGCCAACAGGACTCGGTGCCTAGGGCTCAGACCATGAGCATGTAGTAACTCAGTGCGATGCTGTTCCTCGACAACTTCCCGCAATTGCTCGCGGATACTATCAGCGAGCACCAAGCTTTCCATCGAGCGTTCCGGTGTCAACTCAGCAACCAAATCCTTTGGCGCGACACCTCCGGCCTGCGTGTGGCGCGCCGTTGGCATGGACGATTGGAACAAGGTTGCCTGATGAGAGGACGCGCGCAATGCCTTTTCCAAGCGCTCGGCCAGGATTCGGTGTCCTTTGCCACGCTCTTCTTGAATCAAGGCTTCGGTCGACTTTCGGAAAGACGGTTGGTCGCCGCTGCTGGCTGCTTTTACCAGGGCGACCAAGGTATCAGCTTGCGCCATGTGGGTTCACCTTGATGAAATATTTGGGTGGCACTGTCGTGCGTTGATAGAGTGCCTGTTGTATAGCTGTTGGGCTCATGTCGTTCATTTCTAACTCACGCAGGCCAATACAGCCGCTTCAACGGAACAATCCGTTTAGTTTCGGCGTCGGTCGCGTCGTAGTGCTCGACTAGTGCGCGGACCACGTGGTCCAGTGTCCACATCGCCAGCGGAATAGAGGCGCGGTCGGCTTCATATTGGGCGTCCTTGGTGAAACCGCCCGTGCTGACATACAGCCCGCGATCATCCTTATGGCGGCCGCCGAGGAAGCTGCGAATCTCCTGGCTTCCCATCTGTCCCTTGCGATGCTTGACCTCCACGACGATGCGCGGGTGTTCGAAGCCGAAGCCGTCCGGCGACGCCACGATGTCCTTCCCACGGTCGGAGCCAGGCGGCGAGACTTGGGTCTTGTAGCCCATGGCGCGCAGGATGCCGGCAACTAGCTGCTGCATGTCATCCCAGTCCAGTTCGTTGACCCGATCCTTGATGCGTTCCAGCGCTTGGGACTCGATGTCGGCCAATGGATCGGCGATGACTTCCTCGGCTTCATCTTCCACGACTGGAGCTGGTTTACCCTTCAGCGCCGCCAGCACTTCGGCTGCCGCGCTGGACGGCACCTCGAACAGGGTCAGAGTCGAACCCAGGCTGTTCTTTGTGCTGGTGCCCAAGCTGTCGCGTGGCAACTCCTGCACTTGCCACTGGATCTTGCGTGCCAATGGCATGCCTTGTTCGGCCCACTCAGGGTGGTGTTCGGCTGGTCCTGTGACCTTGCCGATCGAGTACAGGCGATTGGCTGGCGAATAGGTGATGACCCAGTCGCCATTCTGGATGTCGTTGACGAAACGCCAGACCTGGGATGCACCCGATACCACTGTGCCTTGTTTTGCCTGTGGCTCAGCAGACTGGTACAGGGCGATCAACTGCTTGCGCCCGACACCGGGTTTGGCATGGGCTGCCAATTGATTCCAGCCCACGGCAGCCACGCCGCGTTCTCGAAAGGCGTCATACAAGCTGCCGCCTTCGCCGCGCACCATCCACATCCGTGCCATTGCATACCCTCTCTTATTCGTAGCCATCAATCCAGCACCACCAGAAACTCAGTCGCCAGCGCAGTCGGCTGAACATCCCGAACATTGCGCTGCAGCGATACCAGGCCGTAATCGGCCATCATTCTCAGAGTGCGTGACAGGTTCGGCACCTTGCGGCCGCTGAGTTCGGCAAGTTCGGTCAGGGACTTGGGTTGTTTGTCATGGATCAGGCGCAGCAGGCGGCGGTTGTCGTCCGACAGCACCGCTGCCAGTGATGCCAGCGAGGGAAACCAAATACTGGGCGTTTCGCTTCCCTTCAGTGGCGAACCGTCTGGCTGTCGGATACCCACAATGCAGCGCTTCATGATCGCGAATCCAATGACACGTTGATTCAGTATTGTATCAGTATCTGATAATCATCGTCGATCACAAATGCCTGCCATAAAGGAAAAGGCAGGGGTCAGAGAATGGCAATCAATGGGCAACGGCCCTACCCCAAAAGGGAAAAGGCCGCCAGCGCCCCGGACGGACTCACACCACCAAATTGGCCGATGGTGCCAACCCGTCGATGTAATCCGCCCACGCCTGCAACATCTCCCGCCGCTGCTCGGCATACTCCGCCCGGTTGTAGACGCCACGCACGCCGCCAATGGTGTGGTTCAGCGCCTTTTCCACTACATCCGAAGGCCAGCCCTGCTCGTGCAGCAGAGTCGAAGCAGTTCGCCGCAAGTCATGGATGGTGAAGGCGGGGATCTCCTGCCCCTGCAATGACACCTTTAGCG
This is a stretch of genomic DNA from Brenneria rubrifaciens. It encodes these proteins:
- a CDS encoding helix-turn-helix domain-containing protein, whose protein sequence is MKRCIVGIRQPDGSPLKGSETPSIWFPSLASLAAVLSDDNRRLLRLIHDKQPKSLTELAELSGRKVPNLSRTLRMMADYGLVSLQRNVRDVQPTALATEFLVVLD
- a CDS encoding restriction endonuclease codes for the protein MWMVRGEGGSLYDAFRERGVAAVGWNQLAAHAKPGVGRKQLIALYQSAEPQAKQGTVVSGASQVWRFVNDIQNGDWVITYSPANRLYSIGKVTGPAEHHPEWAEQGMPLARKIQWQVQELPRDSLGTSTKNSLGSTLTLFEVPSSAAAEVLAALKGKPAPVVEDEAEEVIADPLADIESQALERIKDRVNELDWDDMQQLVAGILRAMGYKTQVSPPGSDRGKDIVASPDGFGFEHPRIVVEVKHRKGQMGSQEIRSFLGGRHKDDRGLYVSTGGFTKDAQYEADRASIPLAMWTLDHVVRALVEHYDATDAETKRIVPLKRLYWPA
- a CDS encoding AAA family ATPase — protein: MAQADTLVALVKAASSGDQPSFRKSTEALIQEERGKGHRILAERLEKALRASSHQATLFQSSMPTARHTQAGGVAPKDLVAELTPERSMESLVLADSIREQLREVVEEQHRTELLHAHGLSPRHRVLLAGTPGNGKTSVAEALAFELMVPLIVVRYESLIGSYLGETSVRLKALLDYARTRRCVLFFDEFETLGKERGDTHETGEIKRVVSSLLLQLDDLPDYVVVVAASNHPELLDRAVWRRFQVRLELPLPTRAQLTAFVASISERSKVNFGLAAETVAKRLLGLSFSEVEEFCLGVVRRAVLDQKVDDASTIVSSRLEQWKKRLKPANKEASDE